The DNA sequence CAATCGGTTTGTAGTATGGGGTTCATTAGCACCGAATAAAGTGAACACCTGTCATTACCTTTCAATCTGGCGTtatttcataaaacattaaagccGACACTCACCCGTCAGTAATGTTTTCTGGTGGGTGATTCTCATCGCTGCATGTAGCGACGACAACTTTGGCACCCGAGGAGCTTAGAGAGGAATCAATCATCGTCGCTGACTCTCACAGCAAAGCCTGTAGCCTCCAGAGCTTTACAGTTGaagaaaataatggaaatgtCGATGATAATAACAGGCCCACACAGTTATCTGCTCTGTGTTCGGCTCCTGGAGAAGTCGACGGATAGAGGGCACCGCCGTTGCCAAGCCAACCACCGCGTCGCAAGATATATACGTCAACATGACAACAGCGCGTCACCACTTCCGACGCACGTTGTTCGTTAGCTGTTTAGCAATTAGCAGTTAGCAGGGAAATCCACCAGTCTTCACATGGCGAATGGGTGCGACGACGTCTTGTTTGTACGAGGAACTGGCCAGGTTAGTGGAGACGCTCTGATGAGCTTAAGACGACAAAGCGTGTGGACTTTTTGTCAGCCGGTGTAGGTTTGGCTGAGATGCCGTGCTAGGATGCTAAGCTACAAAGCAACGTCGAGTTCGGGGAAGTTCGGGGTAACAAAGGGGAACTGAAGTGGAAAAATCAAATCTGAGGTCCAGAGTGTACCTCTTGTGATTCATCAGTCGAGATATTGTAAACTAACATGGCGTCTCGGACATAAATCAggcctgttagctttagctgcACACAGATGTTGCACTTCTAACTTCCTGTGGCATCCTCTCCTCGGTGCAGGACGCAAAGATAAACAAGTCCGGTGAACTGCAAAACATAGCtgcacaacaaaataaataaactagaTGACAAAGAGTCGTCTGTCCTTTTGCATCTTATCGGCGTTGCTTTGCATTATTCAGGAAAAAAGCTTGCTCCAGAGATGACCCTTCGCCTGAAGATGCTCTAAATctgttactttatttttcagagtGATGATTCGGATATATGGGATGACACGGCATTGATAAAGGCTTATGACAAGGCAGTTGCATCATTCAAGGTAAAATAGGTGCCCTGCagtgtatgtgcatgtgaaacgttcatgtttgtctttgccACTTAAATTGATGAAGGTTCTAAGTCATCCAGGTCTTGGTAGGTGTAAGTGCTGTGTCAATAGCAACTGGACTTTCTGTTCCTTGAAGACGTTGCACCTCtcatcattttctcctctttcaaaccatctgtctcctctggccaagatgtttgcatttttgtccTCAAAGGAGTGATGTTTCTCATTCAGATGTGAGTGGACAGCAGATTCTTGACTATAACTTATAACTCCTCAAGTCATGACTCTGAAAGAAACCTTccatgtcaaactggaacgaccgtctttgaacagaggaggtggcatATGACATTATTTATCACCCACCTATTATGCACTACTGAGTTCCCTCCTCAGACAGCtaaaaaacattcacacctgggctcacctagccctagcaacccacatgaaggctggttgggTCAGTCACCCACAAGTagccctaatgactctgaaaatCAAAGCTCACACgcttaaaagcctgcaactccttTTCCggttagaactgaagaaacctcttggatgagaggtgaaacatctccAAGAAACTGAACCACGTCCAGATGTTACAGCTCTTAGAATTTGCCgcttatgtttgtgtttttgctttgtgttccAGACTGCCCTGAAGGGTGAAGATGAGCCGCAGCCCTCTAAGAAAACCCAACCAGGAAAAAAACGgaagaacaacaaaaagaacCAGAGCAGGAAAAGAACCAATGCACCACCAGATAAAGAGGTGTGTAAGTCTTATTAGAGCTATGAATAAAAAGTCATCCGTCTGCTACATCTTAGCGTTTTCTTCCCTTAGGGGTGCATAAATCACAGGTAatgaacttgtttttaaaattcaaaaatgtgaaattattatcAGTTTCAGCCATGAGAAGCGGGTAATTACTGGTTttggctgagaaaaaaaaaaaaaacatatctgacaTAACTGATACTGTTTTGGTAGGGGCAGTGCCAACACTGATATTAGGAAGGACGAATTCAATATCTGCCAAAACATAtactttttttgcagtgatctcTGAAACATGGTTCTAAAACACTTGTGATCGAACCAGTGTAGTGGAAGTATAATACAAACTAGATCGTCTAAAATTTCACCAGTGCATTTAAAGGGTTAACTTTTctccaaacacatttaatgataTTTACCCCCAGCTTCTATTTCTGCATCATATTTTCATCAGATATTGTTTAGCCAAATACCAATATATCTATACTGTATGTATCAACAATTTTGCCCAGCTGTTATGTCAGTCAGGCTCTAGTCACCACGATCCAAATTAGTGTTTCACCCacctttttattattctgtattttatttactttagaTCAGGATACAACCAATACAGTATGGTTacactttcattttaattacaatTTATGTTGTGACACAGTGGCAGGTTGGGGACTCCTGCAGTGCGTACTGGTCAGAGGACGGCCAGCTGTACGCAGCTACCATCTCCTCCATAGACGAGAACAGGGGCACTTGTATAGTCGTTTTTACCGGTTATGGCAACGAGGAGGAGCAGAACCTTGAAGACTTGCTTTCAGAGATTTCTGAGGgcgatgaggaaaaaaatataaaggtaaaggaaaaaaaacttttcaatcTGCTTGTAAAGTTGTTATGAAATACAgtttaatctgtgttttattagattgtacatgtttttatcttcttaCCAGGTTAATGGTGGTGCACATCGCATCTCTTGAGTCTATTTTGTTTGGTGGTGCATTGATATTATTTACTCATGTCAAATTTGCAAGAGATTGTGTCATGACTGAAATCTTCCGCTTTTAGAGATGTGAACTTTTTTGTTGTCACTCAGTCAGAATCGAAGGAAAATGGCTGATTTCTAGactgaacatttacattttcaattgtaacaaattaatttcacaACACTCACcatctttacattttgtcatttaccATCTgccaagcctttttttttgttttttttataccttaTTTTCAAATTATCCCTCTGGCTATGAGCCAATTCAAACCCGGTAATATTTTTATAACCTCTAGTCAAGCAAGGCAGCATGATCCTCTTATAAAGGTCACACTAGTTTGTCTCTGCTCCACAAGTACGCACAGCCGAACACcacaaatgagaaatgagacTAAATAATAGCCAAGTTACCTTTTGTCTGGTGCAGTAAAGACTGAATATAATAGCAGAAAATTACTCACAGCTGAGGTTACTTGAGGCAAAGtaagaaaaatgtcaattacAGGACTTGATCTTTCTCAGATAATAACTGCTAGATTgcagggaaaggaaaagaaactgcCATCCCACAGTGTTATCAATCCAGGGATTAAGTTGCAATTATTAAAGCACTTGAATCTGAAGTGGATAAATTTATATTAATTTGacaatttttccatttttttcttttgtacctTTTTCATTGGttccaaaacaagaaaacagaaattccCAAATCACCAAGGTAAGAAAATGATATGTCACGACTAAACCCATTTGTCTTTGCAATCAAGGTAAATGAGGTTGAGTCATCAACAGAGGAGAGTGACAGATCAACTACACcaaaccaacacaaacagcatcccCACAGTAAACCCCCGAAGTCCAGAGGCCACAGAGATCCTCCTCCAATGTGGGGTCCTGGTTTCCCCGGGTTTCCTCCAGGCCCGCCACCCATGCACTCGTCCAGACAGGTAAGAGGAATTACTCAGTGCCTTTCCTCATTTGTCAGCAAACATAATGAAGTGGTAATAGACTGTCTTCATGGATATTAGTTTTtgagattaaaatgttaaaaattgaggttaaaacaatttaatctatttagttttatttaaattcacTGAGGGTTAGCTCGTTACTGCAGCAgatttaataaaataatgaaatttgTACAATGAACAATAAAATTAGACTAAAGACATTTATCTTTGGGCAATTGCACTGGATTAAAATAAATTGCATTGCCGTTAATGTGAATAGATTTAAACTCTGTATGAAGTCATAAAAGCGAGGAATAGAAGCAAAATGATGTGGGGTACTGTTTGATGATACTGAGAtcatagtgttttgtttttaaccctgtttttcttttgtgtcctCTCCCAGGGGGGAGGCAGACGATCAGCTGGTCATGGGCCGGTGCCTCCTTCCTGGCCTCCCATGATGCCTTTTGGTCCACCAGTGAGTTGCATATAATCTTTACACTAATTGCAAATGTAGACACCACAGAAGGTACTGTTTACTGCAGAAAGCTTTGCAATTTACAGCAAATAAACTTGATGAGATGATGGACCACCATGTGCTGCCAGAGCAGCTTCAAAGCTCTTTGGCATTGATTGTTTACGTTTCTGGAACTTTACTGGAGAAATGGAATCCCATTCTTCCGAAAGACATTTCCTTGTTTGGTGCTTTGATGATGGTGATTGAGCGCTGTCAGACATGTAGGTCCAGAATCCCCATTTGTGTCTAATGGAGTGGAAGATTCTGGTGACTCTGAAGGCCACAGTATGAttaacatcattttcacactcaTCAAACCATTCACTAACCCAGCTCTCAGGATAAAGGTGATTGATCAATACAACTGTATTGATTTACACTGAGGTCCAGGGGTGTCACAattaaacagttattttcaGTTATGACGGCTCTGCTGTGGGTAGACTATTTTATCTGGATTTTTAGACAGATATTCTTTACAAAGCCACGACGGCTGGATTTATCCTTTTGGCTTTTTGCAGGTTCATGTTAAGTAGGatcaaataatattcaccagAGATAGCAAATTCCAAGTTCAACAAAAAAGCACCATCCTTCAGGGACtcaacaacaaacagtgaaacataAAAATTTAGTGTGTTGTAAACTTCAGTTTCTCAATTTTTGTTCCACAAACATATCCATACAGAATCTCTGAAAATATGACGAGATTCCCCCCAGTGCATAAACCCTCTTCTCATACAAATCAATAAGCGATCTCTAAAAAAGGATAGAAATAAGGGCTGGGAGATAACTTGGTGAAGGACAGTTTTTTACAAATTTAATcgattttctctttaacttgctcCACCACCGCAACGTTCCTGTTGTTCATAATGGGCTCTGTCTCGTTAACAGCTTGGTTTTGTAGCGTCGGACCTCGAACAAACCATAGTCCACTGCAAAGTTTGTTCAAAGGCTGTTGCAACTAAAGACAGAGgactgacacatttatttcaagatctcaaacagacacatgcatcacagtgggacacttgttgttcagTACGAGATGCACAAgaccgcggcagcccacaaaaACCCACTAAAAAGCAGCCAACATTAGCGgaattatttaatcattttgtccCGTGTGACAAGAAAGGGTCCCAGTTGACAGCTGTTACAGATGCATCGCATTGCGTATAATAACGCTAAATACATTGTGCCCGTACATAGAGTGGAAAAGCTGgaggttcatccacatgctgaaaatgttcgaCCCCAGGTTTGTGCCGCAATGGGGTCTCACgtcagaggaagcagacaggctcGTCTtcatggccaaaaatgtgtaaaaaaaaaaaaaaaaaaaagacatcaagcACACCTCATGTTCTGCACATCtaccaacatgtcatgtttactatgcaatgtatgcagatgtttaatttagtttacatatcttcagggatataaaatactttttgtaatcaaaaggcaccttttgcaaaatatagtatttaatgaaagttattttcacattttatcaataccaatatggaaactgatctgtttttaataatagcaagcaatctgacatgtttacaaaagcattttatcaaaaaggggCTCATTCTTTTCAAAAggatgcacttttatttattttttcaattgaGTTTGAAGGTGCACTGCTTACAATGgcaattaaaatgaaagcattaaaataaatgcaatgtttttaataatttatttgccATTTGAAGTTTGTtcaggagaaggaaaaaactcagttaaaactgtaaatttaGTTTGGTGAGAAAAAATCGGAGATTACATTTTTAGGTGATATCACCCAGCCCTAAAATTAATCTGACATTTCCAACAGCATCGAGCCACCCAGAATGAAAAGTAGTAGGGGGGAATCATCAGACAGTCATGCTTTTGACTGATATTTCAATTTTGTCAACTAGTAATCAAAATTGAGACATCCCAAGCAGAGATGCTTTCCTTCATTGCTGGGCTGGCCAAAGTAGGCCCACCACAACATTCAGTTTGGCCCAAGGTTTCTAGAGATAAAAATAACCATTTTAATCAATCATAATATATATACCTCTGTTAATGCTGCATGATTTCTTTTTGTGAggtcaaaatttaaaaaaaacaaaa is a window from the Acanthopagrus latus isolate v.2019 chromosome 5, fAcaLat1.1, whole genome shotgun sequence genome containing:
- the smn1 gene encoding survival motor neuron protein 1 isoform X1, with protein sequence MANGCDDVLFVRGTGQSDDSDIWDDTALIKAYDKAVASFKTALKGEDEPQPSKKTQPGKKRKNNKKNQSRKRTNAPPDKEWQVGDSCSAYWSEDGQLYAATISSIDENRGTCIVVFTGYGNEEEQNLEDLLSEISEGDEEKNIKVNEVESSTEESDRSTTPNQHKQHPHSKPPKSRGHRDPPPMWGPGFPGFPPGPPPMHSSRQGGGRRSAGHGPVPPSWPPMMPFGPPMIPPPPPMSPDMVDDEALGSVLISWYMSGYHTGYYLGLKQGRKEAANWTKLHHK
- the smn1 gene encoding survival motor neuron protein 1 isoform X2 — encoded protein: MANGCDDVLFVRGTGQTALKGEDEPQPSKKTQPGKKRKNNKKNQSRKRTNAPPDKEWQVGDSCSAYWSEDGQLYAATISSIDENRGTCIVVFTGYGNEEEQNLEDLLSEISEGDEEKNIKVNEVESSTEESDRSTTPNQHKQHPHSKPPKSRGHRDPPPMWGPGFPGFPPGPPPMHSSRQGGGRRSAGHGPVPPSWPPMMPFGPPMIPPPPPMSPDMVDDEALGSVLISWYMSGYHTGYYLGLKQGRKEAANWTKLHHK